In the Colletotrichum lupini chromosome 1, complete sequence genome, one interval contains:
- a CDS encoding acetyltransferase, whose translation MPNQISKQWYKDEYLISTDRSLVDLNAVNDAFDSELLWWTKRVPEVALKRLIDNSLCLGVYKLPQSTADIAGKKGPELVGFARIVTDYATIGYLADIYVLPTHQGKGLAPWLMQCLNEILDEWPDLRRFLLLTSSPQARKLYLLEKRGPAMPNGPSDEEDED comes from the exons ATGCCGAATCAGATATCTAAGCAGTGGTATAAGGACGAGTACCTCATCTCCACTGACCGGTCGCTAGTCGACCTCAACGCCGTGAACGATGCCTTTGATTCTGAGCTGCTGTGGTGGACGAAGCGCGTTCCGGAAGTAGCTCTGAAGAGGCTGATAGACAATTCGTTGTGTCTGGGGGTGTACAAACTCCCACAGTCTACCGCCGACATTGCAG GAAAGAAAGGCCCTGAACTGGTGGGCTTCGCCCGCATCGTGACGGATTACGCCACCATTGGGTATCTGGCGGACATCTACGTCCTCCCCACGCATCAAGGCAAGGGACTGGCGCCGTGGCTGATGCAGTGCTTGAACGAGATCTTGGACGAGTGGCCCGACTTGCGACGCTTTTTGCTTCTGACGTCCTCGCCGCAAGCGA GGAAGCTGTATCTGCTGGAGAAGCGCGGCCCTGCAATGCCCAACGGTCCGTCAGacgaggaggatgaggatTGA
- a CDS encoding DEAD/DEAH box helicase, producing MQHKRKQQPSGAAQNPQKRQKSAGGKAAAPKKRKVAVSALPWKTVEVPEMFDDAEGFYGLEVIEGVDVVKHGDNVEFIAAVPSGDEKENDEDEFEGFSDSEPAPTQTDTIMEEAEAAPKAETKKTKKEKKAAAKAEQKAQQKAQKVENTKGDKPADKADETDAVTPAPAAEPEGKKKKEKKQKKAQPKPEDAKLESNVFKALEEAEEAEEDIDTAPWVDLGLSPATVAAIAKLKFAKPTKIQSSSIPEILAGHDVIGKASTGSGKTLAFSIPIVEGWLEKFEGKEDEKKPDNAPFALILSPTRELAHQITNHIKNLCAGLTHAPFVCSVTGGLSVFKQQRQLAKADIVIGTPGRLWEVISSSTELLKGFRQIRYLVVDEADRLLSEGHFKEAGEILDALDREVVEEDDEDEKELSERQTLVFSATFHQGLQQKLAGKGKWGLMSETENMEYLLKKLNFREEKPKFIDANPAKQMAAGLKEGLIECGAMEKDLYLYTILLLNPNRRTLVFTNSISAVRRLTPMLQNLNLNAMGLHSQMAQKARLRSVEKFTATKANTTSVLIATDVAARGLDIPGIDQVVHYHVPRAADMYVHRSGRTARAEKTGLSIILCGPEEVVPTRRLAAKVHEKHSSKKKYFMRTIDIDRRIASRLKPRLDLAKKLTDATLAKEKGNKDEDWVKAAAEELGVEYDSDELEKAGTWTGRGSQRKKKQQEDKNISKAEMGAMRAQLRELLSKRVNAGVSEKYITSGNLDIEELLRGGTGDFLGKVDGLDLEDL from the exons ATGCAACACAAGAGGAAGCAACAGCCTTCTGGGGCTGCCCAGAATCCCCAGAAGCGCCAAAAGTCTGCTGGCGGAAAGGCCGCGGCCCCGAAGAAGCGTAAGGTCGCCGTCAGTGCGCTGCCATGGAAGACGGTCGAGGTCCCCGAAATGTTCGACGATGCCGAGGGTTTCTACGGCTTGGAGGTCATCGAGGGCGTTGATGTTGTCAAACATGGGGATAATGTCGAGTTT ATCGCTGCTGTTCCCTCTGGCGACGAGAAGGAGAACGACGAAGACGAGTTCGAAGGCTTCAGCGACTCTGAGCCTGCCCCTACACAAACCGATACAATAAtggaggaggcggaggcAGCACCAAAGGCAGAGACCAAGAAGaccaagaaggagaagaaagcTGCCGCCAAGGCAGAACAAAAGGCACAACAAAAGGCACAAAAGGTGGAAAACACGAAGGGGGACAAGCCTGCAGACAAAGCCGATGAGACAGACGCCGTTACACCTGCACCCGCAGCCGAACCCGaaggcaagaagaagaaggaaaagaagcAAAAGAAAGCTCAGCCTAAGCCGGAGGACGCCAAGCTTGAGAGCAACGTTTTCAAGGCTCTCGAGGAAGCTGAAGAGGCCGAGGAGGATATCGACACGGCTCCCTGGGTGGACCTCGGTCTCTCCCCGGCGACTGTTGCGGCCATTGCTAAGCTCAAGTTCGCCAAGCCAACAAAGATCCAGAGCTCCTCGATACCCGAAATTCTCGCCGGTCACGACGTCATCGGCAAGGCCTCTACGGGTTCCGGTAAGACGCTTGCATTTTCGATTCCCATCGTGGAGGGATGGCTCGAGAAGTTTGAGGGAAAGGAGGACGAGAAGAAGCCGGATAATGCACCCTTTGCGCTCATTCTGTCGCCGACAAGAGAATTGGCACACCAAATCACCAACCACATCAAGAATCTTTGCGCCGGTCTGACCCACGCGCCCTTCGTTTGCTCGGTGACGGGAGGTCTGTCAGTCTTCAAACAGCAGAGACAACTAGCCAAGGCAGATATCGTTATTGGTACGCCAGGTCGTCTGTGGGAGGTCATCAGCTCCAGCACGGAGCTCCTGAAGGGGTTCCGGCAAATCAGGTACCTGGTTGTCGATGAGGCCGATAGGCTTCTGAGCGAGGGACACTTCAAGGAGGCGGGAGAGATCCTAGACGCCCTTGACCGTGAGGTCGTCGAAGAGGACGATGAGGATGAGAAGGAGCTCTCGGAGCGACAGACGCTGGTCTTCTCTGCGACGTTCCACCAGGGACTGCAGCAGAAGCTGGCTGGCAAGGGCAAATGGGGCCTCATGTCGGAGACGGAGAACATGGAGTATCTGCTGAAGAAGCTCAACTTCCGCGAGGAAAAGCCAAAGTTCATTGACGCCAACCCCGCCAAGCAGATGGCCGCCGGTCTCAAGGAGGGTCTCATCGAGTGCGGTGCCATGGAAAAG GATCTCTACCTCTACACAATCCTCCTGCTCAACCCGAACCGCCGAACTCTAGTCTTCACAAACTCCATCAGCGCCGTCCGTCGCCTGACCCCCATGCTCCAAAACCTCAACTTGAACGCCATGGGCCTCCACTCCCAAATGGCCCAAAAAGCCCGTCTCCGCTCCGTCGAAAAGTTCACGGCCACAAAAGCAAACACCACGTCCGTCCTCATCGCCACCGACGTCGCTGCCCGCGGTCTCGATATCCCCGGCATTGACCAGGTCGTCCACTACCACGTTCCCCGCGCCGCCGACATGTATGTCCACCGCTCCGGTCGTACCGCGCGTGCCGAGAAGACGGGTCTGAGTATCATCCTCTGCGGGCCGGAAGAGGTCGTGCCGACGCGCAGACTCGCGGCCAAGGTCCACGAGAAGCACTCGAGCAAGAAGAAGTACTTTATGCGCACCATCGATATAGATCGCCGCATCGCTTCCCGCCTCAAGCCGAGACTCGACCTGGCGAAGAAGCTCACTGACGCGACCCTAGCCAAGGAGAAGGGCAACAAGGACGAGGACTGGGTCAAGGCTGCTGCCGAGGAGCTAGGTGTAGAGTACGACAGCGACGAGCTGGAGAAGGCAGGGACGTGGACGGGTCGTGGAAGTCAGCGGAAGAAGAAGCAACAAGAGGACAAGAACATTAGCAAGGCGGAGATGGGAGCCATGAGGGCGCAGCTGCGCGAGTTGTTGTCGAAGCGCGTCAATGCCGGCGTCAGTGAAAAGTACATCACGTCGGGTAATCTCGACATCGAGGAGTTGTTACGAGGCGGCACGGGAGATTTCCTGGGCAAGGTTGACGGCTTGGACTTGGAAGATCTGTAG
- a CDS encoding FtsJ-like methyltransferase → MGKSSKDKRDAYYRLAKEQGWRARSAFKLLQLDEEFDLFANVTRVVDLCAAPGSWSQVLSRVLIKGEKFGRSAWEDREAKFRQEMLGVFPATPESAVAGQKTQIATATEETQPRKDVKIVSIDLQPISPLPGIITLRADITHPATVPLLLKALDPDYDAANSKSQQASHRVDLVISDGAPDVTGLHDLDIYVQSQLLFAALNLALCVLKPGGKFVAKIFRGRNVDLLYAQLKIFFETVIVAKPRSSRASSVEAFIVCINFQPPAGFQASLENPLGVGHELPEMVEERRSQLPVIADALMQNPLTGKWDSAPTASATRGDGQVVEVEAYDETDETTDHDKHIRWIAPFIACGDLSAFDSDASYQLPEDHVSLDPVQPPTAPPYKRAIELRKAAGGAYGKTSIKA, encoded by the exons ATGGGCAAATCTTCCAAGGATAAGCGCGATGCTTACTACCGTCTTGCAAAGGAGCAAGGCTGGCGTGCACGCAGTGCCTTCAAGCTGCTGCAATTGGATGAAG AGTTTGACCTGTTCGCCAACGTAACAAGAGTCGTTGACCTGTGCGCCGCCCCTGGTAGTTGGTCTCAGGTGCTGTCTCGTGTTCTCATCAAGGGAGAGAAGTTTGGTCGTTCAGCATGGGAGGATCGTGAGGCCAAGTTCCGCCAGGAGATGCTGGGCGTCTTCCCGGCTACCCCTGAATCTGCTGTCGCAGGGCAGAAGACCCAGATCGCAACTGCTACCGAAGAGACACAACCTCGCAAGGATGTCAAGATCGTGTCTATCGACCTGCAACCCATTAGCCCTCTCCCCGGCATCATTACTCTGCGTGCTGACATCACGCACCCTGCCACGGTACCCCTTCTCCTCAAGGCCTTGGATCCCGACTATGACGCCGCCAACTCCAAGAGCCAGCAAGCCAGCCATCGCGTCGACCTCGTCATCAGCGACGGTGCACCGGACGTCACGGGCCTCCACGACCTGGATATCTACGTCCAGTCCCAGCTTCTCTTCGCCGCCCTCAACCTCGCTCTTTGCGTACTGAAGCCCGGTGGGAAGTTCGTCGCCAAGATCTTCCGCGGCCGCAATGTCGATCTCCTCTACGCGCAACTCAAGATCTTCTTCGAGACTGTCATCGTCGCGAAGCCGAGATCCTCTCGTGCTAGCAGTGTGGAGGCCTTCATCGTCTGCATCAACTTCCAACCCCCTGCTGGTTTCCAGGCCAGTCTTGAGAACCCGCTTGGCGTTGGTCACGAGCTACCCGAGATGGTCGAGGAGAGGAGGAGCCAGCTGCCTGTCATTGCTGATGCGCTTATGCAGAACCCTCTGACTGGGAAATGGGACTCGGCTCCCACGGCGTCTGCGACGAGGGGAGATGGCCAGGTTGTTGAGGTGGAAGCCTACGACGAGACGGACGAGACGACGGATCATGATAAGCACATTAGATGGATTGCACCCTTCATCGCATGTGGTGACCTGTCGGCGTTTGACTCTGACGCATCATACCAACTCCCCGAGGATCACGTCTCTTTGGACCCCGTCCAGCCACCGACGGCACCCCCGTACAAGCGCGCAATTGAGTTGAGAAAAGCCGCTGGCGGAGCATACGGCAAGACGTCAATCAAGGCATGA